In the Pirellulales bacterium genome, GACACGCTGCCAGAAGACCTGCAAGCGCCGTCTTACTCGGACGTAAAGCCCTTGGCATCCAGCGCCACATCGGCTTGTGCATCGTGCGAGTAGAAGTGCCGGCCGATCAGGTCGGACAGATGTGCCACGAAGCGCGCCCGGAATTCATCCTCGGGCATCGCGGTATCCACGCCACGATTGGGTGGGAAAATGATCCTTGGCAACGACTTCTTGAACACCACCTTGCCGCCGTCCGCGACGTCATACACGGTGATCGCCACCCGGGATTTGCCTTGATACAGTGTCTGGCTTTGATAGAGGCTGAATTCCTCGACGTCGATGCCCACGACCATGTCAGCCTTGAGGGCCTGGCCGACTTCGGCGAAATCGTCCCAATCATGTTCGTCGGTCCATTCCGTGACTTCGCGCGGATCGACGAGCGTCATTCTCTTGACCCGATGCGAGAGCAAATTGCCCACCTCGGTCGCCATCTCTTGAGTCGAGCGAATCCCGGTCGAGTATTGCAATTCGACCAACGGCCGGCAGACCACGGCCACTCGCTTGTTGCGCAGCCCGTTGTAGTCCGCGCCTACGTCGTTCCCCTTCACCAGCCAGGCCGCCGTGGCCAGCGCGTTGACGCAGCCACTTTGCGACGTGAGGAAGGCCAGCAACACTACGCCTGCCAGCAGGCCCAGAGAGCGACGAGTCGTACGGTCCATCGTTCTACCTCGTTCGAGCGTTCGTTCGTGCCGCCTCATGCGGCGCAAGGTTTACCGGCGCGGATCAAGTCGCGGTTAACCGAAAGGCCCAGTCCGCCAACGTCACGGCCGCAACAAACAACGCGGCCGCAGCCAAGATCCGGTCGCTCGGCGGACGTACCACCCAGCGTCCGCAGGTGGCCGACAAAAGACACCACGGCGCGGCAAACACCGCCACGCCGGCCAGCAGTGTGCCGCCGACGTTTACCGACAGCGCATCACGAAACTGGCCACGCATCGCGTGCGACCAGGACGTAGTCATACCGCATGAAGGACAACGCATGCCAAAAAGCCACCGAAAGGAGCAGGGGGGCAAACCCAATTGCTCGTGCGTTCCTAGTCCGGCCGGATTCGGCTCCAACTTCGCCGCCACGCCCAACAGCACCACCAGAACCAGGCCGCAGAACGCAGCCAGGATCCGTGTGCTCGGTACGAGCCGTTGCGAAGAACCAGTAACGCAAGAGTTCACGTTCACGGGATAGGCGCGGGAGAATAGCTCTCCCCCAGAAGGGCCGCAATACCGATTTGCCTACGTTGCCTCGGGCCAAGTGCTGCTATCGCCCCAGGGCCCGCGTGTCGTCCGACTGCTATCAGCTAAAGAAAGCGGGCCACGGTCGAAAGCCTACTGCGGGCTGCGCGACATCGCAAATCAAACAAACCGCCGCGCGGGACTGCGAACTCTGCGTCGCAGCTTCTAAGTCGCAGGGCGGAAGTTCTACGACGCGGGACTTGTCGATGTCGCGCTATTCTTCGCCTCGGCCTGGGCCAGTGCATCGGCCTCGCGCGCTGTGACACACAACCGGCGAATCCCCGTCGCGCGTCCCGTGGCTTCGTCCACTTCGACGATCGTGCCGCACAGCCGCGGATCGCCGGTCGCCACTTCGAAATGCGTCGGCAGGAAAGTGCGCGTGGTTTCGAGCACGCGATCGATCCGCCGTCCCAGAATGCTTTCGTAGGGGCCGGTCATGCCCACGTCGCATTGGAAGGCGGTGCCCCCGGGCAGAATTTGCTCGTCGGCCGTGGCGACGTGCGTGTGCGTGCCCAGCACGGCCGAAACGCGCCCATCCAGAAAGCGTCCCATCAACTGTTTGTCGCTGGTCGCTTCGGCGTGGCAATCGAGCACCAGGACTTTAACGTCGGGCGGTACGCTCTTCAGCACCCGATCGGCCGCGGCGAAAGGACAATCGACCGGCCGCATGAACACCCGTCCTAGCAGGCTGAACACGCCGACCGAGACGCCGTTGCGCGCCTTGACGATGGCCAACTCATGTCCGGCCGCCTCGGCGGGAAAATTCGCCGGCTTCACGATGTTCGACTCTTGCTGCATCAGCGGCGCGATCTCTTGCCGGCGGTAGATATGGTCCCCCAGCGTGATGCAGTCCACGCCGGCGCGTAATAGCTCGCGATAGATGGCCGGCGTGATCCCCGAACCTCCGGCCGCGTTTTCGCCGTTGGCGATCACCAGGTCCAAGCCCTCGCGCGCAATCAGCCCCTTCAGGCCTTGCACGATGATGTGCCGCCCTGGCTTGCCAACCACGTCTCCGATCAGCAGGATTCGCACGGTGATGTTTCCTCGAAATGCCTTAGAACGCTAACGGGCGATTTCGGTGAACCGCGACTCACGCAACACGGTCACCTTGATCTCGCCCGGATATGTCAATTGTTCTTCAAAGGCTTTGGCGATGTCATGGCAGATTTTCGCAGCCGAGGCGTCGCTCGTATCCTTGGCGCTGGCCAATACGCGCAGCTCGCGTCCGGCTTGAATGGCAAAGGCATGTTCCACTCCCGGGAAGCCGCAGGCAATCGTCTCCAACTCTTCCATTCGCTTAATGTAGCGTTCCAACGTCTCGCGCCGCGCCCCCGGTCGCGAGGCACTGCACGCGTCGGCGGCCGCCACCAGCACCGTGTACGGATTATCGATCCGCAAATCGTCATGATGCCCGAGCGCCGCGTGGACCACTTCAGGCCTTTCGTTGTGCCGCTTGAGAATGTCGGCGCCGATCTTCGGATGGCCGCCCTCGGCCTCGTGATCGGCCGCCTTGCCAATATCGTGCAGCAGGCCGCAGCGACGGGCCAGTTTGCTGTCCAGGCCGATCTCCTCGGCCATCATGCCGGTCAAGAACGCGACTTCGATCGAATGCCGCAGCACGTTCTGGCTGTAACTGGTGCGGAACCGCAGCCGGCCCAGCAGGTGAATGATCTTCGGATGCAGCCCACCGACGTCCGCTTCTTGCGCGGCTTCCTGTCCCAACTGTTGCAAATGCTTTTCGAGCTCGGTCTGCGTTTCGGCGACGATCTCTTCGATCCGCGTGGGATGAATCCGCCCGTCGGCGATCAACTTGTTCAACGAAATCCGTGCCACCTCGCGGCGCACCATGTCGAAACCGCTGACGATCACCACGCCCGGCGTGTCGTCGATGATTACATCGACGCCGGTCGCCTTCTCGAAGGCGCGGATGTTGCGCCCTTCGCGACCGATGATTCGTCCCTTCATGTCGTCGTTGGGAATGTCGACGGTGCTTGTCGTCGTCTCCGCCGTGTGCGGGGCGGCATAGCGTTGCAGGGCGGTGACCAGGATATCGCGAGATTTCTCTTCGCAGATCTCGGCCATGTGCCGCTCGTGCTTCATCACCAGCGCGCCCGCTTCGTGCTGCAGTTCGGTGTCGAGTTGCTCGAGCAGTCGCCGCGTCGCCTCGTCCTTCGAGAGGCCGCTGACCTGGTGCAGCGTCTGCCGCTGCAAGTCCAGCACTTTGCCCAGCTCGTCGTTGCGGCGGCCCGTTTCCTCGATCTTCTCGGCCAGCTTGCGCTGATTGCCTTCGACCATTTTCTCTTGTTTGCGCAACTGGTCGGTCTGCTGATCGAGCGCATCCTGCCGCTTGTCGAGCATGCGATCGCGCTCGTGCAGCTCCTGGCGGACGACGCTCAGCTCCTTTTCTCC is a window encoding:
- a CDS encoding DUF2752 domain-containing protein produces the protein MNVNSCVTGSSQRLVPSTRILAAFCGLVLVVLLGVAAKLEPNPAGLGTHEQLGLPPCSFRWLFGMRCPSCGMTTSWSHAMRGQFRDALSVNVGGTLLAGVAVFAAPWCLLSATCGRWVVRPPSDRILAAAALFVAAVTLADWAFRLTAT
- a CDS encoding TIGR00282 family metallophosphoesterase, with amino-acid sequence MRILLIGDVVGKPGRHIIVQGLKGLIAREGLDLVIANGENAAGGSGITPAIYRELLRAGVDCITLGDHIYRRQEIAPLMQQESNIVKPANFPAEAAGHELAIVKARNGVSVGVFSLLGRVFMRPVDCPFAAADRVLKSVPPDVKVLVLDCHAEATSDKQLMGRFLDGRVSAVLGTHTHVATADEQILPGGTAFQCDVGMTGPYESILGRRIDRVLETTRTFLPTHFEVATGDPRLCGTIVEVDEATGRATGIRRLCVTAREADALAQAEAKNSATSTSPAS
- the rny gene encoding ribonuclease Y, which encodes MNESSPGVTVLVTAVVAAIMTFILIKLLDYLRQTDAEKRAQDILERANREVETRRKEGELAAKEMAIHVKAEGEKELSVVRQELHERDRMLDKRQDALDQQTDQLRKQEKMVEGNQRKLAEKIEETGRRNDELGKVLDLQRQTLHQVSGLSKDEATRRLLEQLDTELQHEAGALVMKHERHMAEICEEKSRDILVTALQRYAAPHTAETTTSTVDIPNDDMKGRIIGREGRNIRAFEKATGVDVIIDDTPGVVIVSGFDMVRREVARISLNKLIADGRIHPTRIEEIVAETQTELEKHLQQLGQEAAQEADVGGLHPKIIHLLGRLRFRTSYSQNVLRHSIEVAFLTGMMAEEIGLDSKLARRCGLLHDIGKAADHEAEGGHPKIGADILKRHNERPEVVHAALGHHDDLRIDNPYTVLVAAADACSASRPGARRETLERYIKRMEELETIACGFPGVEHAFAIQAGRELRVLASAKDTSDASAAKICHDIAKAFEEQLTYPGEIKVTVLRESRFTEIAR